The proteins below come from a single Chryseobacterium bernardetii genomic window:
- a CDS encoding efflux RND transporter periplasmic adaptor subunit: MKRVASGIALSVLLLAVSCNKKKEEKEEVTTYPVTSPVVMDTVINKEYVAQIQSVKNIEVRAQEKGFLEKIFVDEGQYVQAGQTLFRIMPKLYQAELLKAKAEVEQASIELKNASTLAGNNIVSKNEKAMAKAKLDAANAEMKLAQIHLSFTDIKAPFSGIINRIPLKLGSLVDEGDLLTSLSDNTSIYTYFNVSEPEYLSYQTHAADRGSNQVSLITANGETYSQKGEVQTIEGEFDNETGNIAFRAKFPNPDKLLRNGETGKVRMTMPVHNALIIPQKATYEIQDQKYVFVVDKNGTAKSRNIKIAYELPDLYVVSSGISKGDQILLEGVQKVKDDQKVKTKFQDPKKVLQSLKLKAE; encoded by the coding sequence ATAAAAAGAGTTGCCTCAGGTATTGCGCTTAGTGTCCTTTTACTGGCTGTGAGCTGCAATAAGAAAAAAGAGGAAAAAGAAGAAGTAACCACTTATCCGGTAACATCTCCGGTAGTAATGGATACTGTGATTAATAAGGAATATGTAGCCCAGATCCAATCTGTAAAAAACATTGAAGTCCGCGCACAGGAAAAAGGATTCCTTGAGAAAATTTTTGTTGATGAAGGACAGTATGTACAGGCAGGGCAAACCCTGTTCCGTATTATGCCTAAACTTTATCAGGCAGAATTATTAAAAGCAAAAGCAGAAGTAGAACAGGCTTCTATTGAGCTGAAAAATGCCAGCACATTAGCCGGTAACAATATCGTTTCGAAAAATGAAAAGGCAATGGCAAAAGCTAAACTGGATGCAGCCAATGCAGAAATGAAGCTGGCACAGATCCACTTGTCCTTTACAGATATTAAAGCTCCGTTCTCAGGAATTATTAACAGAATTCCTTTGAAATTGGGGAGTTTGGTAGATGAAGGTGATTTGTTGACCTCTTTATCAGATAATACAAGTATTTACACCTATTTTAATGTTTCAGAGCCGGAATATCTAAGCTATCAGACTCATGCAGCAGACAGGGGAAGCAATCAGGTATCTCTGATTACAGCAAATGGAGAAACCTACTCGCAGAAAGGTGAAGTTCAGACTATTGAAGGGGAATTTGACAATGAAACCGGGAATATTGCTTTCCGTGCGAAGTTTCCCAATCCGGATAAGCTTTTAAGAAATGGAGAAACCGGAAAAGTACGGATGACTATGCCGGTTCATAATGCCCTTATTATTCCTCAGAAAGCTACCTATGAAATTCAGGATCAGAAGTATGTATTCGTTGTTGATAAGAACGGTACTGCGAAATCCAGAAATATTAAAATTGCCTATGAGCTTCCGGATCTGTATGTGGTGAGTTCAGGAATTTCAAAAGGAGATCAGATTCTTCTGGAAGGAGTTCAGAAGGTAAAGGATGACCAAAAGGTAAAAACAAAATTCCAGGACCCTAAAAAAGTCCTACAGTCATTGAAATTAAAAGCAGAGTAG
- a CDS encoding efflux RND transporter permease subunit, protein MFKKFIRRPVLSIVISLIIVFMGILSLVKLPVTQFPSISPPKVNITADYPGANNELLIKSVVIPLERGLNGVPGMKYMTSDAGNDGEASIQVVFDLGTDPNVAAVNVQNRVSSVVNKLPPLVVREGVKITREEPNMLMYINLYSDDPKADQKFLFNYADINVMSELRRVSGVGFADILGTREYAMRIWLKPDRLTAYNISADEVMEALNDQSLEASPGKTGESSGKRSQSFEYVLKYPGRFNNEKDYGNIILRAKPDGESIRLKDVADIEFGSSMYDIYSTLNGKPSAAITVKQSYGSNASDVIKNVKTLMADLEKNTFPKGMHYDISYDVSRFLDASMEKVIHTLFEAFILVAIVVFLFLGDWRSTLIPTLAVPVSLVGTFAIMSAFGITLNMISLFALVMAIGVVVDDAIVVIEAVHAKMEEKNLSPLKATEEAMHEISGAIIAITLVMASVFIPIAFMSGPVGVFYRQFSITMASSIILSGVVALTLTPALCALILKNNHGKAKKKTPITIFLDKFNNLFTKGAGKYEGILKKTVTKKGITLPLLLAFCACTFFLSNSLPSGFIPAEDQGMIYAIIQTPPGSTLERTNQIARELLKESEDVDGVKSVSSLAGYEILTEGTGSNSGTCLINLKSWDERKESAAEIIEKLEEKAKNIPGANIEFFQPPSIPGYGAAGGFELRLLDKAGSGDYHKMEQVSNDFVKELKKRPELGSAFTFYSASFPQYMLRVDNDLAEQKGVTIAKAMDNLSTLIGSNYETSFIRFDRPYKVIVQAGPQYRALPTDLLKLYVKNDKDQMVPYSDFMHLEKVYGLSEITRHNMYNSAEVSGTPAPGYSSGQAIQAIQEVADKTLPRGFGIDWAGISKDEVSRGNEAVFIFLVCLGFVYLILSAQYESFILPLPVILSLPTGIFGAFLCLKLLGLENNIYAQVAMVMLIGLLGKNAVLIVEFAVQKKAEEGIPVAKAAIEGAAIRFRPILMTSFAFIAGLIPLVVATGPGAIGNRTIGTAAAGGMLIGTVFGLMIIPGLYYIFGTIAEKSRLARYEEENPLTEQTEPYEHDGKFED, encoded by the coding sequence ATGTTTAAGAAATTCATCCGCAGACCCGTTCTGTCTATTGTAATCTCATTGATTATTGTGTTTATGGGGATTCTGTCATTGGTAAAGCTTCCGGTGACCCAGTTTCCCTCAATTTCTCCACCTAAAGTAAATATTACCGCAGACTATCCCGGAGCTAACAACGAATTATTGATTAAATCTGTTGTTATTCCATTGGAAAGAGGATTAAACGGGGTTCCGGGTATGAAATATATGACCTCGGATGCCGGAAATGATGGGGAAGCTTCCATTCAGGTTGTATTCGACCTGGGAACAGATCCTAACGTTGCAGCCGTAAACGTTCAGAACCGTGTATCTTCCGTGGTTAATAAATTACCTCCGCTGGTAGTTCGTGAAGGGGTGAAGATCACCCGTGAAGAACCGAATATGCTGATGTACATTAACCTGTACAGTGATGACCCGAAGGCCGATCAGAAATTCCTGTTCAACTATGCAGATATTAATGTAATGTCTGAATTGAGAAGGGTAAGTGGAGTAGGTTTTGCCGATATCCTGGGAACCCGTGAATATGCAATGCGTATCTGGCTTAAGCCTGACAGGTTAACCGCTTACAATATTTCAGCAGATGAAGTGATGGAAGCTTTAAATGATCAGAGTTTGGAAGCATCTCCGGGAAAAACCGGGGAAAGTTCAGGAAAGCGCTCCCAGTCATTTGAATATGTATTGAAATATCCTGGCCGTTTTAATAACGAAAAAGATTATGGAAACATTATCTTAAGAGCCAAACCGGATGGTGAATCAATCAGATTGAAAGATGTTGCTGATATTGAATTCGGAAGTTCAATGTATGATATTTATTCCACATTGAACGGTAAACCTTCCGCAGCTATTACTGTAAAGCAGTCTTATGGTTCCAATGCCAGTGATGTTATTAAAAATGTAAAAACCTTAATGGCTGATCTTGAAAAGAATACCTTCCCTAAAGGAATGCATTACGATATCAGCTATGACGTTTCCAGATTCCTGGATGCATCTATGGAAAAAGTAATCCATACCTTATTTGAAGCCTTTATACTGGTTGCTATTGTGGTATTCCTTTTCCTTGGAGACTGGCGTTCAACTTTAATTCCGACATTGGCGGTTCCGGTTTCATTGGTAGGAACATTTGCCATAATGTCAGCATTTGGTATTACCCTGAACATGATCTCGCTCTTTGCCTTAGTAATGGCCATCGGGGTCGTGGTAGATGATGCCATCGTGGTTATTGAAGCCGTTCACGCTAAAATGGAAGAGAAGAATCTTTCACCTTTGAAGGCTACCGAAGAAGCTATGCATGAGATCAGTGGGGCAATTATTGCGATTACTCTGGTAATGGCATCCGTATTCATTCCAATTGCGTTTATGTCCGGTCCTGTTGGGGTATTTTATCGTCAGTTCTCAATTACTATGGCATCGTCTATTATCCTTTCGGGAGTTGTAGCCTTGACTTTAACACCAGCATTGTGTGCTTTGATCCTGAAAAATAATCACGGAAAAGCTAAGAAAAAAACACCAATTACCATTTTCCTTGATAAATTCAATAACCTGTTTACAAAAGGTGCAGGGAAATATGAAGGAATCCTGAAGAAAACGGTTACCAAAAAAGGAATCACATTGCCTTTGCTGTTGGCATTCTGTGCATGTACATTCTTCTTAAGTAACTCTCTTCCGTCAGGATTTATTCCGGCTGAAGACCAGGGGATGATTTATGCGATTATTCAGACTCCACCGGGATCTACTTTGGAAAGAACCAATCAGATTGCCAGAGAGCTGTTAAAAGAATCTGAAGATGTTGACGGTGTAAAATCTGTTTCTTCACTGGCAGGTTATGAGATCTTAACAGAAGGAACTGGATCTAACTCAGGAACCTGTCTTATCAATCTTAAAAGTTGGGACGAACGTAAGGAATCTGCAGCTGAAATTATTGAAAAGCTTGAAGAAAAAGCCAAAAATATTCCGGGAGCCAATATTGAATTCTTCCAACCGCCATCCATTCCAGGATATGGAGCAGCAGGAGGTTTTGAACTTCGTCTGCTGGATAAAGCGGGTAGTGGTGATTACCATAAAATGGAGCAGGTGAGTAATGATTTTGTGAAAGAACTTAAAAAACGTCCGGAACTCGGATCTGCCTTTACCTTCTATTCCGCGAGTTTCCCGCAGTATATGCTTCGTGTGGATAATGATCTTGCAGAGCAGAAAGGGGTTACAATTGCAAAAGCAATGGATAATCTGTCTACGTTGATCGGTTCCAATTATGAAACCAGTTTTATCCGTTTTGACAGACCTTATAAGGTGATTGTTCAGGCAGGGCCTCAATATCGGGCATTGCCAACAGATCTTTTAAAATTATATGTGAAGAATGATAAAGATCAGATGGTACCTTATTCAGACTTTATGCACCTTGAAAAAGTATATGGACTGTCTGAGATTACAAGACACAATATGTACAATTCGGCAGAGGTAAGTGGTACTCCGGCACCAGGATACAGTAGCGGGCAGGCCATTCAGGCGATTCAGGAGGTTGCAGATAAAACACTTCCAAGAGGTTTCGGTATAGACTGGGCAGGGATTTCCAAAGATGAAGTAAGCCGTGGAAATGAAGCGGTATTTATCTTCCTGGTGTGCCTTGGATTTGTATACCTGATCCTTTCTGCACAGTATGAAAGCTTTATTCTTCCGTTACCGGTGATCTTATCGCTTCCTACAGGGATTTTCGGAGCATTTTTATGCTTAAAACTGTTAGGATTGGAAAATAATATTTACGCTCAGGTAGCCATGGTAATGCTGATCGGGCTTTTAGGTAAGAATGCGGTATTGATTGTTGAATTTGCAGTACAGAAGAAAGCTGAAGAAGGTATTCCGGTGGCAAAAGCGGCTATTGAAGGAGCTGCCATTCGTTTCCGTCCGATCCTGATGACTTCATTTGCCTTTATTGCCGGTTTGATTCCATTAGTTGTAGCAACCGGCCCCGGAGCAATTGGAAACCGTACTATCGGAACAGCTGCGGCCGGAGGAATGTTGATAGGAACTGTTTTCGGACTGATGATTATCCCTGGATTGTATTACATTTTCGGAACCATTGCTGAAAAGTCGAGATTGGCGAGATATGAAGAAGAAAATCCTTTAACAGAACAAACTGAACCTTATGAACACGATGGAAAATTCGAAGACTAA
- a CDS encoding TolC family protein → MNTMENSKTKNIIAAIALSLVLASCKAPMATVIKDEVKENIPQNFNQEEPQDANNNSGTTPWRQFFTDPNLVSLIETALKNNQELMITLQEIEIAKSGVLAKKGRLTPTVSAGIGAGLKKAGRYTSEGAGDASTEMEPGRKIPDPLGNFEGGLMANWEIDIWKKLRTEKESAVAHYLSTVEGKNFVLSLLIEEVANNYYELLALDNQLDIIQQYIKLQQRALEISKIQKEAAAATELAVKKFEAELAKSKASEYTIRQQITEKENEINALLGRYPQPIVRAKENFMSTIPPTVYTGIPSQLLANRPDIKQAELELKASKLDVEAARKEFYPSLEISATLGLEAFKPSYLVKMPESIAYNLVGEMAGPLINKSAIKANFQAADAKQIQALYEYDKTILNAYLDVANLMSKIKNIDQYYQLKSQETKALDQSIDIANQLFRNSRADYLEVLLNQRDALDAKMELIEAKQKQLNAVVDIYKSLGGGWK, encoded by the coding sequence ATGAACACGATGGAAAATTCGAAGACTAAAAATATAATAGCAGCCATTGCCTTATCTCTTGTTTTAGCAAGCTGTAAGGCTCCAATGGCAACCGTCATAAAAGACGAAGTGAAAGAGAATATCCCTCAGAACTTCAACCAGGAAGAACCTCAGGATGCTAATAATAATAGTGGAACAACTCCATGGAGGCAGTTTTTTACCGACCCCAATCTGGTAAGCCTTATTGAAACGGCTTTAAAGAATAACCAGGAGCTTATGATTACGCTTCAGGAAATTGAAATTGCTAAAAGTGGGGTTTTGGCTAAAAAAGGAAGACTAACGCCCACCGTTTCTGCGGGAATAGGGGCTGGATTGAAAAAAGCAGGCCGATATACGAGTGAAGGAGCCGGGGATGCAAGTACTGAAATGGAGCCGGGAAGAAAGATACCGGATCCTCTTGGTAACTTTGAAGGAGGTTTAATGGCTAACTGGGAAATAGATATCTGGAAGAAATTAAGAACAGAAAAGGAATCTGCAGTGGCACATTATCTTTCCACAGTAGAAGGGAAAAACTTTGTTCTGTCTCTCCTTATTGAGGAAGTAGCTAATAATTATTACGAATTATTGGCGCTTGATAATCAGTTAGATATTATTCAACAATATATCAAGCTGCAGCAAAGGGCTTTGGAAATTTCCAAAATTCAGAAAGAAGCTGCCGCAGCAACGGAATTAGCGGTGAAGAAGTTTGAAGCCGAGCTGGCTAAATCAAAAGCTTCAGAATATACGATCCGACAGCAGATTACGGAAAAGGAGAATGAGATCAATGCTTTATTGGGAAGATATCCACAGCCGATTGTCAGAGCAAAGGAAAACTTTATGTCAACTATTCCGCCAACGGTGTATACAGGGATTCCTTCACAATTGCTGGCCAATCGTCCTGATATTAAACAGGCAGAGTTGGAATTGAAGGCATCAAAACTGGATGTGGAAGCGGCAAGAAAAGAATTCTATCCATCCCTGGAGATTTCTGCTACTTTGGGATTAGAGGCATTTAAGCCATCTTATCTGGTAAAAATGCCGGAATCTATTGCTTACAATCTTGTAGGTGAGATGGCAGGGCCACTGATTAATAAGAGTGCTATAAAAGCGAACTTCCAGGCAGCAGATGCCAAACAGATTCAGGCATTGTATGAATATGATAAAACTATTTTGAATGCTTATCTGGACGTAGCCAATCTGATGTCGAAGATTAAGAATATAGATCAGTATTATCAATTAAAATCTCAGGAAACAAAAGCTCTGGACCAGTCTATTGATATTGCCAACCAGTTATTCAGAAATTCTAGAGCAGATTATCTTGAAGTCCTATTGAATCAAAGGGATGCTTTGGATGCTAAAATGGAGCTTATAGAAGCGAAACAAAAACAGCTGAACGCTGTAGTAGACATTTATAAAAGTCTGGGCGGCGGCTGGAAATAA
- a CDS encoding T9SS type A sorting domain-containing protein produces MKKIYLSACTVCTILGLSAQEVLWQKDIRSSTQDFLSQVTTTIDQQYLITGSSIQSDKLQQGSKQNNGYDFHLVKLNQQGEEVWEKYFSGNNHDYLSSTVRTQEGGFLISGTSYSGKALDKKEESKGGSDIWLIRINEFGDELWQKTLGTSSDEEARAVIQSTDLGFFIAGNVQNSSNGYGSKDVWIVRLDKDGKELSQLTLGGKGLDEVEKMIPTRDGGALLGIYSRSSVSGSKKTENFGEGDYWIIKVSKDNKVEWEKNFGGKGDDHVRTMALTANGYIIGGESRSERSGNKTVGIQEGTDLWLIALNERGDEQWQKSYNFKNRDILMGMSVIHSSDDTSSKGILLGGYTQAEGRIEKDDETFWMLYLDANGNEQWRKHVAGESRQKEERLSDLKLNRDGSIVLAGTSAKELGKENWKIVKLGDKQVNDLIEKYDIKIYPNPVSDYAYVEIGYDFKEADIMLYDMSGRQLQNFKTKNRVTKINTQALIQGAYLVTIKTDNNKTANAKLIKK; encoded by the coding sequence ATGAAAAAGATTTATCTTAGTGCATGTACTGTATGCACCATCCTTGGGCTCTCTGCCCAGGAAGTTCTGTGGCAGAAAGATATCAGATCCTCTACCCAGGATTTTCTAAGCCAGGTTACCACTACAATCGATCAGCAGTATCTTATTACGGGAAGCTCCATACAGAGCGATAAACTTCAGCAGGGAAGCAAACAGAACAACGGTTACGATTTCCATCTGGTTAAGCTTAATCAGCAGGGAGAAGAAGTCTGGGAAAAGTATTTCTCCGGGAACAATCACGATTATTTATCTTCTACGGTAAGAACCCAGGAGGGTGGATTTCTAATTTCAGGAACCAGCTATTCCGGGAAAGCTTTAGATAAAAAAGAGGAATCCAAAGGCGGTTCAGACATCTGGCTCATCAGAATCAATGAATTCGGGGATGAATTATGGCAGAAAACGTTGGGAACCTCTTCTGATGAAGAAGCCAGAGCAGTAATTCAAAGTACAGATTTAGGCTTTTTTATCGCCGGAAATGTACAGAACTCTTCCAATGGTTATGGTTCAAAAGATGTTTGGATTGTAAGACTTGACAAGGACGGAAAAGAATTATCACAGCTGACTTTAGGCGGAAAAGGCTTAGATGAAGTAGAGAAAATGATTCCTACCCGTGATGGCGGAGCTTTATTAGGTATCTATTCCAGAAGCTCTGTAAGTGGTTCAAAGAAAACTGAAAACTTTGGTGAAGGAGATTACTGGATTATAAAAGTATCTAAAGACAATAAGGTAGAATGGGAAAAGAACTTTGGCGGTAAAGGAGACGACCATGTAAGAACAATGGCTTTAACAGCAAACGGTTATATCATTGGTGGGGAATCCAGGTCTGAAAGATCAGGAAACAAAACGGTAGGTATCCAGGAAGGAACAGACCTTTGGCTGATTGCCCTTAACGAAAGAGGCGATGAACAGTGGCAGAAATCCTACAATTTCAAAAACCGTGATATTCTGATGGGAATGAGCGTGATTCATTCTTCGGATGATACATCCTCAAAAGGAATTTTATTAGGCGGCTATACCCAGGCAGAAGGAAGAATAGAAAAAGATGATGAGACCTTCTGGATGCTATACCTGGATGCAAATGGCAATGAGCAGTGGAGAAAACACGTTGCAGGAGAATCCAGACAGAAAGAAGAAAGGCTTTCAGACTTGAAATTAAACAGGGACGGTTCTATTGTTTTAGCAGGAACCAGTGCGAAGGAGCTGGGAAAAGAAAACTGGAAGATCGTAAAGCTTGGTGACAAACAGGTGAATGATCTGATTGAAAAATATGACATTAAGATCTATCCTAATCCGGTATCAGACTATGCATACGTAGAAATAGGCTATGATTTCAAAGAAGCTGATATTATGCTGTATGATATGAGCGGAAGACAGCTTCAGAACTTTAAAACAAAGAACAGAGTTACTAAGATCAATACCCAAGCTTTAATACAGGGAGCTTATTTAGTGACCATAAAAACAGATAACAATAAAACAGCGAATGCAAAGCTGATTAAGAAATAA
- a CDS encoding DUF6443 domain-containing protein: protein MTDWEGQSKNGAIYNSPLGNASSVYGSEKIYSEKILENSPLDKIQQQIQVGNDWANKPVKFQYDANVWEDYVRKYETTTTWVEGRTQTSVQLLQYFQPSQLYKNTVTDEDGNKTIEFKNGKGQVLLVKKVLNSTQNTDTYYVYNEYDQLAFVIPPLASAPTVETGTVENLYYQYRYDGKGRLVEKKLPGKGWEYMVYDKADKLVMTQDANMNPTGNWLFTKYDKFSRVAYTGVASIGAWFKRYQVQSSVDYYIDHGQPATEERKSTSFTLSGMEIYYGNTAYPFDIINILSVNYYDTYPQYSFNPAFPSTIQGEPVWWIH from the coding sequence TTGACGGATTGGGAAGGCCAAAGCAAGAACGGGGCTATATATAATTCCCCTCTTGGAAATGCCTCATCAGTATATGGCTCTGAAAAGATCTATTCAGAAAAAATATTGGAAAACTCTCCCTTAGACAAGATCCAGCAGCAGATTCAGGTGGGAAATGACTGGGCTAACAAACCCGTGAAATTTCAATATGATGCTAATGTTTGGGAAGACTACGTAAGGAAATATGAAACTACTACTACGTGGGTTGAAGGAAGGACACAAACCTCGGTTCAGCTCCTTCAGTATTTCCAGCCGTCACAGCTCTATAAAAACACCGTCACCGATGAAGACGGCAATAAAACCATAGAATTCAAAAATGGTAAAGGACAGGTTTTATTGGTTAAGAAAGTATTGAATTCCACACAGAATACTGATACATACTATGTTTATAATGAATATGATCAATTAGCATTTGTTATTCCTCCTTTAGCATCAGCCCCCACTGTAGAGACTGGCACTGTAGAAAATTTGTATTATCAGTACCGTTATGATGGAAAAGGCAGACTTGTAGAAAAGAAGCTTCCTGGAAAAGGTTGGGAATATATGGTATATGATAAAGCAGACAAGCTGGTAATGACTCAGGATGCTAATATGAACCCTACTGGGAACTGGCTTTTTACAAAATATGATAAATTTTCGCGTGTAGCTTATACAGGAGTGGCATCCATTGGAGCTTGGTTTAAAAGATATCAAGTTCAGAGCAGTGTAGACTATTATATTGATCATGGACAGCCTGCAACGGAAGAAAGAAAGAGTACAAGTTTTACGCTCAGTGGAATGGAAATATATTATGGTAACACTGCATATCCTTTTGACATAATAAATATTTTATCGGTTAATTATTACGATACCTATCCACAATACAGTTTTAACCCTGCCTTTCCTTCAACCATTCAGGGAGAGCCTGTATGGTGGATACACTAA
- a CDS encoding RHS repeat-associated core domain-containing protein: protein MAQSVITRHKRLETDTERVITENFEYDHQNRLLTHKHQVDSNPTEILTQNKYNELSQLETKKVGGSDIANPLQSIDYRYNIRGWMTMINDPSNLNGDLFGYKMKYNNPESSASTIGRFNGNIAEIDWKTSTDGIYRRYNYNYDNLNRMFHAVYSKPGSTVEITSAYNEWVQYDLNGNITRLDRYGQSDGNSPIQIDQLYYAYNGNRLASVSDASGNFSGYPTGGNPISYDANGNMTNHLDKNITSIAYNFLNLPAYVTKNNNKSPFGSISSYLYRTDGTKLKKLYSYYKRDSQGNTSLAQTVTDYLDGFQYVLNTTGIGCLDCPPPLPDLQFVPTSEGYYDFVKNKYIYNYVDHLGNVRMSYEKGTTGTQVIEESNYYPFGLKHEGYNTSVGNPLYNYKYNGKELQKETGMYDYGARFYMPDIGRWGVIDPLSEQSRRWSPFAYAYNNPIRFIDPDGMQAEDKIKIFNNGNIERTKDNNAYDTITNEDESKSIKIARTNVTESNPTGDSQIGEAKDINFKTPGHEGSKGSNIYTYLQIQNDGAAKQFFDFAAENTNVEFTRDTFNFGDGFSSNVITTSHVTNVSVSAYFAIPYVNLAGGNGNHFINQTKSVDFDHSHPLGESIAPGGFNVRFDKNNNPIFYKIITGGYVDADVSSRNPIFKTTNVYSTWKWPTPGKGYVNFNGSTATYTGSNRKINYENKIDIYFRNYTNSIFL, encoded by the coding sequence GTGGCTCAAAGCGTTATCACCAGGCATAAAAGGCTGGAAACAGATACAGAAAGAGTCATTACAGAAAACTTTGAATATGACCATCAGAACAGGCTGCTTACTCATAAGCATCAGGTAGACAGTAATCCAACAGAAATCCTTACCCAGAATAAGTACAATGAACTTTCCCAGCTGGAAACTAAAAAAGTAGGTGGCTCAGATATTGCTAATCCTTTACAGAGTATAGACTACAGATACAATATCAGAGGCTGGATGACCATGATTAATGACCCTTCGAACCTTAATGGAGATTTATTTGGATATAAAATGAAGTATAACAATCCGGAATCTTCGGCTTCAACAATAGGCAGGTTCAATGGTAACATTGCAGAGATCGACTGGAAAACCTCTACGGATGGTATTTATAGAAGATACAATTATAATTATGATAACTTAAACAGAATGTTTCATGCTGTTTACAGTAAACCAGGTTCAACAGTAGAAATTACAAGCGCTTATAATGAATGGGTGCAATATGATCTTAATGGCAATATTACCCGGTTAGACCGATATGGGCAATCAGATGGTAACAGTCCTATACAGATAGATCAATTGTATTATGCATACAATGGTAATAGACTGGCTTCTGTATCAGATGCATCAGGGAATTTTTCGGGATATCCTACCGGTGGTAATCCTATATCTTATGATGCCAATGGTAATATGACTAATCATTTAGATAAAAATATAACTTCAATAGCGTATAATTTTTTAAATCTTCCTGCTTATGTTACTAAGAATAATAATAAAAGTCCATTTGGCAGTATAAGTTCTTATTTATATAGAACAGATGGTACTAAACTTAAAAAATTATATTCTTATTATAAAAGAGATTCTCAAGGAAATACAAGCCTTGCACAGACTGTTACAGATTATTTAGATGGGTTTCAGTATGTTTTGAATACAACGGGAATAGGATGTCTGGATTGTCCACCACCTTTACCAGATTTACAATTTGTACCCACATCGGAGGGCTATTATGATTTTGTGAAAAATAAGTATATTTACAACTATGTAGATCATTTAGGTAATGTAAGAATGAGTTACGAGAAAGGAACTACAGGAACACAGGTCATTGAAGAAAGCAACTATTATCCTTTTGGGTTAAAACATGAAGGATATAATACTTCGGTTGGAAATCCTTTGTATAACTACAAATATAATGGCAAGGAACTGCAAAAAGAGACTGGGATGTATGATTATGGAGCAAGATTTTACATGCCTGACATTGGAAGATGGGGTGTTATAGATCCTCTTTCGGAGCAATCCAGACGTTGGAGTCCTTTTGCATATGCCTACAATAATCCTATTAGATTTATTGATCCGGATGGAATGCAAGCAGAAGATAAGATTAAAATTTTTAATAATGGTAATATAGAAAGAACAAAAGACAATAATGCCTATGATACTATTACAAACGAAGATGAATCTAAGTCTATAAAAATTGCTCGTACAAATGTGACAGAAAGCAATCCAACAGGAGACTCACAAATAGGAGAAGCTAAAGATATTAATTTTAAAACGCCAGGACACGAAGGCTCAAAAGGAAGTAACATTTATACGTATCTACAAATACAAAATGATGGTGCAGCTAAACAATTTTTTGACTTTGCAGCAGAAAATACTAATGTTGAATTTACTAGGGATACATTTAATTTTGGAGATGGGTTTTCCTCAAATGTTATAACTACTAGCCATGTTACTAATGTAAGTGTTAGTGCATATTTTGCTATTCCCTATGTAAATCTAGCAGGAGGAAATGGTAATCACTTCATTAACCAAACCAAAAGTGTTGATTTTGATCATTCTCATCCGCTAGGAGAAAGTATAGCCCCTGGAGGATTTAATGTTAGATTTGATAAAAATAATAATCCTATTTTTTATAAAATCATTACGGGAGGTTATGTAGATGCTGATGTGTCAAGCAGAAATCCAATATTTAAAACTACCAATGTCTATAGTACTTGGAAATGGCCAACACCAGGAAAAGGATATGTTAACTTTAATGGTTCAACAGCAACATATACAGGTAGTAACAGAAAAATTAATTATGAAAACAAAATTGATATTTATTTTAGGAACTATACTAATTCTATTTTCTTGTAA